In Synergistaceae bacterium, one DNA window encodes the following:
- a CDS encoding pyridoxal phosphate-dependent aminotransferase — MTYDFDRVIERRNTNSSKWDSVPGADIGVNYPVGEVLPLWVADMDFRAAPEIVEALSDVVKRGIFGYPIVPESCYDAIVAWMEKRHGWHIERDWILMAPGAVPAAHMAVQAYCQPGDRVLLQRPVYYPFFRTIFNNGGQIANSPLKIAGDSYEIDFGDFERQAANPRTTFFILCNPHNPVGRVWRREELERMGEICAAHDVLVLADELHCDIVMPGYKHTPFAGISPALRDNSVTVLAPSKTFNLAGLVGTVVVIPNRRLRRRFENILIQNSISRPNMFAIVAMEAAYRHGEKWFDEVLKYIHGNYEFMVSYLKENLPAVKPFRLEGTYLAWLDFRALETNPDKLQKRMLTEAKVWLDEGKIFGPEGNGFERIVLACPRSILQDALDRVAGVFRNS; from the coding sequence ATGACATATGACTTTGACAGGGTCATTGAGCGGCGCAACACGAACAGTTCAAAATGGGACAGCGTTCCTGGCGCGGATATTGGTGTGAATTATCCCGTTGGAGAGGTTCTGCCCCTGTGGGTTGCGGATATGGATTTCCGCGCCGCTCCGGAGATCGTGGAGGCCCTGTCCGACGTGGTGAAGCGCGGTATTTTCGGCTATCCGATCGTCCCTGAATCCTGTTACGACGCCATCGTTGCCTGGATGGAGAAACGTCACGGATGGCATATCGAACGGGATTGGATTCTGATGGCCCCGGGGGCGGTTCCGGCGGCGCACATGGCCGTGCAGGCCTACTGTCAGCCCGGTGACCGGGTTCTGCTTCAGCGTCCGGTGTACTATCCCTTTTTCCGAACCATTTTCAACAACGGAGGGCAAATCGCCAACAGTCCCCTGAAAATTGCCGGAGACAGCTATGAAATAGACTTCGGGGACTTCGAGCGTCAGGCCGCCAATCCCCGAACGACGTTCTTCATTCTCTGCAACCCCCACAACCCCGTGGGGCGCGTATGGCGCAGAGAGGAACTGGAGCGTATGGGGGAAATCTGCGCGGCTCATGACGTTCTGGTGCTGGCCGACGAGCTCCACTGCGACATTGTCATGCCGGGGTATAAACACACGCCCTTCGCCGGCATCAGTCCGGCTCTTCGGGACAACTCCGTCACCGTTCTGGCTCCCAGCAAAACCTTCAACCTGGCGGGACTGGTGGGAACGGTGGTGGTCATTCCCAACAGGCGTCTGCGCCGGAGATTCGAAAATATTCTGATTCAAAACAGCATCTCCCGCCCCAACATGTTCGCGATTGTGGCCATGGAGGCGGCCTATCGGCACGGGGAGAAGTGGTTCGACGAAGTTCTGAAATACATTCATGGCAACTATGAATTCATGGTGTCGTACCTGAAGGAAAATCTGCCCGCGGTGAAGCCTTTCCGACTGGAGGGAACCTACCTGGCCTGGCTGGACTTTCGGGCCCTGGAGACGAACCCGGACAAACTGCAGAAACGCATGTTGACGGAGGCGAAGGTCTGGCTTGACGAGGGCAAAATTTTCGGACCGGAGGGAAACGGTTTCGAACGCATCGTTCTGGCCTGTCCCCGCAGCATTCTTCAAGATGCCCTGGATCGGGTCGCAGGCGTTTTCCGAAACTCCTGA